One region of Blattabacterium cuenoti genomic DNA includes:
- a CDS encoding putative porin — MIILIFYFLTFIHSIIITTISNHIEKEVINTEKKINIYYPNNEDYKFWTEENDFEKKILDIKSFSIKKYYSQNFFKDDRFIINNIKNHQNNIKKMFLFEDPFFSYKKIRYFDVKTPISEIFYINNSFQEKVLSGFFSKNIDEKINYSIEYRNFYLAKDEFNFENKKNLFLSTFNYKNEDKYKFWSHYIHQKFDIIKEKENTILDQKIFNYNRFYVGFLKKFFFPLKNSFFLKNYIEYSKFHFYQLKNKMNHFHLKNGLFLILKKKESTIEVGSIFNNRNYLSFYEYNNKMISRKKNINNFSLAMKISYPINNILKFHSDLKWMSKKYYYIEALFNTYFDKKFQFNTKLSIIKNDNNFINFLIFRNNHNYYKKQENRLFFDTEKTINFSFFYKKNYNIIFKISRLENSNNEMKNDFKHYNNVYLMFNTIHNIWKFQFNNIFLYHKTNLNSLIFDVPNFLLRNTIFYKDNYFNKALSMQTGFSIQYLNNFFYKKYSYPFDLFTFYKKEECFSKKIEEVPFIDYFINFKIYRIIFYFNIQQKNINNNKKYFFKTGFLWNLFT, encoded by the coding sequence ATGATAATATTAATTTTTTATTTTTTAACTTTTATTCATTCTATTATTATTACTACTATTTCTAATCATATAGAAAAAGAAGTAATTAATACAGAAAAAAAAATAAATATTTATTATCCTAATAATGAAGATTACAAATTTTGGACAGAAGAAAATGATTTTGAAAAAAAAATTTTAGATATAAAATCATTTTCTATAAAAAAATATTATTCTCAAAATTTTTTTAAAGATGATAGATTTATTATAAATAATATAAAAAATCATCAAAATAATATAAAAAAAATGTTTCTTTTTGAGGACCCTTTTTTTTCTTATAAAAAAATTAGATATTTTGATGTTAAAACTCCTATATCAGAAATATTTTATATAAATAATTCTTTTCAAGAAAAAGTATTAAGTGGTTTTTTTTCTAAAAATATAGATGAAAAAATTAATTATTCTATAGAATATAGAAATTTTTATCTTGCTAAAGATGAGTTTAATTTTGAAAATAAAAAAAATTTATTTTTAAGTACTTTTAATTATAAAAATGAGGATAAATATAAATTTTGGAGTCATTATATTCATCAAAAATTCGATATAATAAAAGAAAAAGAAAATACAATTTTAGATCAAAAAATATTTAATTATAATAGATTTTATGTTGGATTTTTAAAGAAATTTTTTTTTCCTTTAAAAAATTCATTTTTTTTAAAAAATTATATAGAATATTCTAAATTTCATTTTTATCAATTAAAAAATAAAATGAATCATTTTCATTTAAAAAATGGATTATTTTTAATTTTAAAAAAAAAAGAAAGTACTATAGAAGTAGGATCTATATTTAATAATAGAAATTATTTATCATTTTATGAATATAATAATAAAATGATTTCTAGAAAAAAAAATATAAATAATTTTTCGTTAGCAATGAAAATAAGTTATCCTATTAATAATATTTTAAAATTTCATTCAGATTTAAAATGGATGTCTAAAAAATATTATTATATAGAAGCCTTATTTAATACATATTTTGATAAAAAATTTCAATTTAATACTAAATTAAGTATTATTAAAAATGATAATAATTTTATAAATTTTTTGATTTTTAGAAATAATCATAATTATTATAAAAAACAAGAAAATAGATTATTTTTTGATACAGAAAAAACAATTAATTTTTCTTTTTTTTATAAAAAAAATTATAATATTATTTTTAAAATATCTAGATTAGAAAATTCTAATAATGAAATGAAAAATGATTTTAAACATTACAATAATGTTTATTTAATGTTTAATACAATACATAATATATGGAAATTTCAATTTAATAATATTTTTTTATATCATAAAACTAATTTAAATTCGTTAATTTTTGATGTACCAAATTTTTTATTAAGAAATACTATATTTTATAAGGATAATTATTTTAATAAAGCTTTATCTATGCAAACTGGTTTTTCTATTCAATATTTAAATAATTTTTTTTATAAAAAATATTCTTATCCCTTTGATTTATTTACTTTTTATAAAAAAGAAGAATGTTTTTCAAAAAAAATAGAAGAAGTTCCTTTTATAGATTATTTTATAAATTTTAAAATATATAGAATTATATTTTATTTCAATATTCAACAAAAAAATATTAATAATAATAAAAAATATTTTTTTAAAACTGGTTTTTTATGGAATCTTTTTACTTAG
- a CDS encoding glycoside hydrolase family 73 protein: MKNFFYLLFFLISLSFSFSKEKQKVDKEKNIEKNVIEYIRKYSILAIEEMEKFGIPASIKLGQGILESSSGNSILSKATNNHFGIKCGKNWMGDVYYYDDDLPKECFRKYNSIKDSFLDHSKFLQQPRYYKLFSLKKNDYQSWAIELKKAGYATSLNYSILLINKIEEYLLWKFDEETSKDMNKRIDLYINSIIRKNETKKRDYIFRKIRFFYKIFLLIIKKFKLYK; the protein is encoded by the coding sequence ATGAAAAATTTTTTTTATTTATTATTTTTTTTAATATCATTATCATTTTCTTTTTCTAAAGAAAAACAAAAAGTAGATAAAGAAAAAAATATAGAAAAAAATGTAATTGAATATATTAGAAAATACTCAATACTTGCTATTGAAGAAATGGAAAAATTCGGAATACCAGCTAGTATAAAATTAGGACAAGGAATATTAGAATCTTCTAGCGGAAATAGTATTTTATCAAAAGCGACAAATAATCATTTTGGTATTAAATGTGGAAAAAATTGGATGGGAGATGTTTATTATTATGATGATGATCTTCCTAAAGAATGTTTTAGAAAATATAATTCAATAAAGGATTCTTTTCTTGATCATTCTAAATTTTTGCAACAACCACGTTATTATAAATTATTTTCATTAAAAAAAAATGATTATCAATCTTGGGCTATAGAGTTAAAAAAAGCTGGATATGCTACATCTTTAAATTATTCAATTTTATTAATTAATAAAATAGAAGAATATCTATTATGGAAATTTGATGAAGAAACTTCTAAAGATATGAATAAAAGAATAGATTTATATATAAATTCTATCATAAGAAAAAATGAAACTAAAAAAAGAGATTATATTTTTAGAAAAATACGTTTTTTTTATAAAATATTTCTTTTAATTATAAAAAAATTTAAACTATACAAATAA
- the gcvH gene encoding glycine cleavage system protein GcvH: MNNLRYSKNHEWIRLEQNEKNKAYIGISTFAKKELGDIVYLDVENSIIGKEIKEGKVFGTIEAVKTVSDLFMPVSGYIIEINKELLSKPELLNKNSWIIRIKMLDIKEYNKLMSLEEYKKYTTII, from the coding sequence ATGAATAATTTAAGGTATAGTAAAAATCATGAATGGATAAGATTAGAACAAAATGAAAAAAATAAAGCTTATATAGGAATAAGTACTTTTGCTAAAAAAGAGTTAGGAGATATTGTTTATTTAGATGTAGAAAATTCTATAATAGGAAAAGAAATAAAAGAAGGTAAGGTTTTTGGAACAATAGAAGCAGTAAAAACTGTTTCAGATTTATTTATGCCTGTTTCTGGTTATATTATTGAAATTAATAAAGAATTATTATCTAAACCAGAATTATTAAATAAAAATTCTTGGATTATACGAATCAAAATGTTAGATATTAAAGAATATAATAAATTAATGTCTTTAGAAGAGTATAAAAAATATACTACAATTATTTAG
- a CDS encoding heavy metal translocating P-type ATPase, whose product MTNKTKNFDFLDEKIISDKLINFNHENITSVCFLIPSIHCSSCVFILESLSKFNKNIIESTVDFANKKICITFNNKKLKISDLAKILNNIGYQPSVNFESVENKKNKNLFDRKLVGKLAISFFCFGNIMLLAIPGYVGSYKEDPWFINNRYFFRYLMLILSLPVVSFSFSDHIKYAILGLKKHIFNIDVPISIGVFILFIWSCYEVFFDLGSGYFDSLSSFSLFLLISKIFRIHTHNKILSFNKDYKSFYPISVTKIYKKNKKEEKILLSSLKKGDIILIRNEEIIPVDSFLIKGNAVLDNSFITGESYLINKKIGDRIYAGSKQKGEAIFLKVIKNMDHSYLSLLWNKKKSMDKNFFYLNSISTRFSQYFTPSILIISIITGCFWFFNKNISKMFQTICSVLIVTCPCALALSTPLVFGNIIKFFSKKGFYIKDIFTMEKISSIRTLIFDKTGTITDSNKNKIFFFGKNLDKNEKKIIASLLRNSIHPLSKKILSQLSVQNFYSVNNFKEEIGKGLEGKINNILIKIGSPKYLGITINNKNKTIVAVSINRKFLGYFLFKNYYRKGIKKIFQDLKKYKIVILSGDNNELEKKYLKSILPKSGKVFFSQSPEEKLNYVKKLQKTGEKVMMFGDGINDCSALNQSEVGVSISENPTGFFPSCDAFLQSNCLNRIFLFLKISKISTKLVIINFVISLFYNSIGILFAVTGNLNPFIAAILMPLSSFSVIIFSIISTWIISYRLF is encoded by the coding sequence ATGACGAATAAAACTAAAAATTTTGATTTTTTAGATGAAAAAATTATTTCCGATAAATTAATAAATTTTAATCATGAAAACATTACTAGCGTTTGTTTTTTAATTCCTTCTATTCATTGTAGTTCTTGTGTTTTTATTTTAGAAAGTTTATCTAAATTTAATAAAAATATAATAGAATCTACTGTTGATTTTGCAAATAAAAAAATTTGTATAACATTTAATAACAAAAAATTAAAAATAAGTGATTTAGCTAAAATATTAAATAATATAGGTTATCAACCTTCTGTAAACTTTGAATCGGTAGAAAATAAAAAAAATAAAAATCTATTTGATAGAAAATTAGTTGGAAAACTAGCTATTTCTTTTTTTTGTTTTGGGAATATTATGCTTTTAGCTATTCCTGGATATGTAGGATCTTATAAAGAAGATCCATGGTTTATAAACAATAGATATTTTTTTCGTTATTTAATGTTAATTCTTTCTTTACCTGTTGTATCATTTTCTTTTTCAGATCATATAAAATATGCTATTTTAGGATTAAAAAAACATATTTTTAATATTGATGTACCAATTTCTATTGGAGTATTTATTCTTTTTATATGGAGTTGTTACGAAGTTTTTTTTGATTTAGGTTCTGGATATTTTGATAGTCTTTCTAGTTTTTCTTTATTTTTACTTATTAGTAAAATATTTAGAATTCATACACATAATAAGATTTTATCTTTTAATAAAGATTATAAATCTTTTTATCCTATTTCAGTAACAAAAATATATAAAAAAAATAAAAAAGAAGAAAAAATTTTGCTTTCTTCTTTAAAAAAAGGAGATATCATTTTAATTAGAAATGAAGAAATTATTCCTGTTGATTCTTTTTTAATAAAAGGAAACGCTGTATTAGATAATAGTTTTATAACAGGAGAATCTTATTTAATAAATAAAAAAATAGGAGATCGTATTTATGCTGGATCTAAACAAAAAGGAGAAGCAATATTTTTAAAAGTCATTAAAAATATGGATCATAGTTATCTTAGTTTATTATGGAATAAAAAAAAATCTATGGATAAAAATTTTTTTTATCTAAATTCTATATCTACTAGATTTAGTCAATATTTTACTCCTTCTATTTTAATTATTTCTATAATAACTGGATGTTTTTGGTTTTTTAATAAAAATATATCAAAAATGTTTCAAACTATTTGTTCCGTATTAATTGTTACTTGTCCTTGTGCTTTAGCACTTTCTACTCCGTTAGTATTTGGAAATATTATAAAATTTTTCTCTAAAAAAGGTTTTTATATAAAAGATATTTTTACAATGGAAAAAATATCTTCAATAAGAACTTTAATTTTTGATAAAACTGGTACTATAACTGATTCTAATAAAAATAAAATATTTTTTTTTGGAAAAAATCTTGATAAAAATGAAAAAAAAATTATAGCTTCTTTATTAAGAAATTCTATCCATCCTTTAAGTAAAAAGATACTATCTCAATTATCCGTACAAAATTTTTATTCTGTAAATAATTTTAAAGAAGAAATAGGTAAAGGATTAGAAGGAAAAATAAATAATATTTTAATTAAAATAGGATCTCCTAAATATTTAGGTATTACAATTAATAATAAAAATAAAACAATAGTTGCAGTTTCTATAAATAGAAAATTTTTAGGTTATTTTTTATTCAAAAATTATTATCGTAAAGGAATAAAAAAAATATTTCAAGATTTAAAAAAATATAAAATAGTTATTCTTTCTGGAGATAATAATGAATTAGAAAAAAAATATTTAAAATCTATTTTACCTAAATCAGGTAAAGTATTTTTTAGTCAAAGTCCAGAAGAAAAATTAAATTATGTTAAAAAATTACAAAAAACAGGGGAAAAAGTAATGATGTTTGGAGATGGAATTAATGATTGTTCTGCTTTAAATCAAAGTGAAGTAGGAGTTTCTATATCAGAAAATCCCACTGGATTTTTTCCTAGTTGTGATGCTTTTCTTCAATCTAATTGTTTAAATAGAATTTTTTTATTTTTAAAAATATCCAAAATATCTACAAAATTAGTAATTATTAATTTTGTAATTAGTTTATTTTATAATAGTATAGGAATATTATTTGCTGTTACTGGAAATTTAAATCCTTTTATAGCAGCTATTTTAATGCCTTTAAGTTCTTTTTCAGTCATTATATTTTCTATAATATCTACTTGGATAATTTCTTATAGGTTATTTTAA
- the ccoS gene encoding cbb3-type cytochrome oxidase assembly protein CcoS: MDILIIMILSSISLGALFLIFFLIALYSGQFDDCESYKVRILIDDIETN; this comes from the coding sequence ATGGATATATTAATTATTATGATATTATCTAGTATTTCTTTAGGGGCTTTGTTTCTTATATTTTTTTTAATTGCTCTTTATTCTGGTCAATTTGATGATTGTGAATCTTATAAAGTTAGGATTTTAATTGATGATATTGAAACAAATTAA
- the ccoN gene encoding cytochrome-c oxidase, cbb3-type subunit I: MKLKISYYNNRIVKAFLYATIFWAFIGFLAGLFIAILLFYPELPEFFFGKNLKNSQGIMGFGRWRMLHTSTTIFAFVGNVIFTGYYYSLQRLLKTRIFSDILSWIHFWGWQIFILSTWITFLLGINTSKEYAEHEWPIDIGIFIIWLIYGINMIGSILKRRIKHLYVSIWFLLGTWVAVAMLHLFNNLELPISLLSFKSYSIYAGVQDALMQWWYGHNAVAFILTTPILGLMYYFVPKASNQPIYSYKLSIIHFWSLIFIYIWAGPHHLMYTSLPNWSQVLGTVFSIMLIAPSWGGMLNGLLTLRGSWNKMKKNPVLKFFVVSIVCYGMATFEGPMLATKTLNSIGHFTDWVIAHVHLGTLGWNGFMAFGIIYWLIQKIWNTKLYSISLANLHFWLGVIGIILYIFPMYFGSILQSIMWKKFNPDGTLTYKNFLDSVLSIIPFYKIRFAGGLFYFLGFVLMIFNIIKTINKGYSFNNEEFKYFSSYENMKYKNEKFHSWLERKPVQLTILSFVAVAIGGFIEIIPTLVIKSNIPTIHSVKPYKALELEGRDLFVREGCNACHSAQVRPFRDEVVRYGEYSKAGEFVYDHPFLWGSKRTGPDLAREGGKNPNSWHYNHMYNPRYTSPGSIMPRYPWLIYNKLDRSNTEKKIKAMIKLGVPYTVKYVKNIYKDMDEQANKIVFDIYNEYPNLKKEINRQKEIDKDKFIPLEKREIIALIAYLQRLGTDIKS, translated from the coding sequence ATGAAATTAAAAATATCTTATTATAACAATCGTATTGTAAAAGCATTTTTATATGCTACAATTTTTTGGGCTTTTATTGGTTTTTTAGCTGGATTATTTATAGCTATTCTATTATTTTATCCTGAATTACCAGAATTTTTTTTTGGAAAAAATTTAAAAAATTCTCAAGGAATAATGGGTTTCGGAAGATGGAGAATGCTACATACAAGTACTACTATTTTCGCTTTTGTAGGAAACGTTATTTTTACAGGATACTATTATTCATTACAACGTTTATTAAAAACTAGAATTTTTAGTGATATACTTAGTTGGATTCATTTTTGGGGATGGCAAATATTTATTTTATCTACTTGGATTACTTTTTTGTTAGGAATAAATACAAGTAAAGAATATGCTGAACATGAATGGCCTATAGATATAGGTATTTTTATTATTTGGTTGATTTATGGTATAAATATGATAGGAAGTATTTTAAAAAGAAGAATTAAACATTTATATGTTAGCATATGGTTTTTATTAGGAACATGGGTAGCTGTAGCTATGTTACATTTATTTAATAATTTAGAATTACCCATATCTCTTTTATCTTTTAAAAGTTATTCTATATATGCTGGAGTTCAAGATGCATTAATGCAATGGTGGTATGGACATAATGCAGTAGCTTTTATTTTAACTACTCCTATACTTGGTCTAATGTATTATTTTGTACCGAAAGCTTCTAATCAACCTATTTATTCTTATAAATTATCTATTATACATTTTTGGTCTTTAATATTTATATACATTTGGGCAGGTCCTCATCATTTAATGTATACTTCACTTCCTAATTGGTCTCAAGTATTGGGTACCGTTTTTTCAATAATGTTAATTGCTCCCTCTTGGGGAGGAATGTTGAATGGATTATTAACTTTAAGAGGGTCTTGGAATAAAATGAAAAAAAATCCTGTTTTAAAGTTTTTTGTAGTAAGTATTGTATGTTATGGTATGGCTACATTTGAAGGACCTATGTTAGCTACTAAAACTTTGAATTCAATCGGTCATTTTACAGATTGGGTTATCGCACATGTTCATTTAGGTACTTTAGGATGGAATGGTTTTATGGCTTTTGGAATAATTTATTGGTTAATACAAAAAATATGGAATACAAAATTATATTCTATATCATTAGCTAATTTACATTTTTGGTTAGGAGTAATAGGTATTATATTATATATTTTTCCTATGTATTTTGGATCTATATTACAATCGATTATGTGGAAAAAATTTAATCCTGATGGAACTTTAACTTACAAAAATTTTTTAGATTCTGTTTTATCTATTATTCCGTTTTATAAAATAAGGTTTGCAGGAGGACTTTTTTATTTTTTAGGTTTTGTTTTAATGATTTTTAATATTATTAAAACAATTAATAAAGGATATTCATTTAATAATGAAGAATTTAAATATTTTTCTTCATATGAAAATATGAAATATAAAAATGAAAAATTTCATAGTTGGTTAGAAAGAAAACCCGTACAATTAACTATTTTATCTTTTGTAGCTGTAGCTATTGGAGGATTTATAGAAATAATTCCTACTTTAGTTATTAAATCTAATATTCCTACTATTCATTCTGTAAAACCTTATAAAGCTCTTGAATTAGAAGGAAGAGATTTATTTGTAAGAGAAGGTTGTAATGCTTGTCATAGTGCACAAGTTCGTCCATTTAGAGATGAAGTTGTTCGTTATGGAGAATATTCTAAAGCAGGAGAATTTGTATATGATCATCCATTTCTTTGGGGATCAAAACGTACTGGTCCAGATTTAGCTAGAGAAGGAGGTAAAAATCCTAATTCTTGGCATTATAATCATATGTATAATCCTCGTTATACTTCTCCTGGATCTATTATGCCAAGATATCCATGGTTAATTTATAACAAATTAGATAGATCTAATACAGAAAAAAAAATCAAAGCAATGATTAAATTAGGAGTTCCATATACTGTAAAATATGTTAAAAATATTTATAAAGATATGGATGAACAAGCAAATAAAATAGTATTTGATATTTATAATGAATATCCAAATTTAAAAAAAGAAATAAATAGACAAAAAGAAATAGATAAAGATAAATTTATTCCATTAGAAAAAAGAGAAATTATAGCATTAATTGCTTATTTACAACGTTTAGGAACAGATATTAAATCTTAA
- a CDS encoding cytochrome oxidase → MIKFFKQYFSGEKNVGIFQSIMLILFFLFFLFILLFVFFKSKKYYRKLSLIPLDSKEPLDSKEPLESNKK, encoded by the coding sequence ATGATAAAATTTTTTAAACAATATTTTTCTGGAGAAAAAAATGTAGGAATTTTTCAATCTATTATGTTAATTTTATTCTTTTTATTTTTTTTATTTATTTTATTATTTGTTTTTTTTAAATCTAAAAAATATTATAGAAAATTAAGTTTAATTCCTTTAGATTCTAAAGAACCTTTAGATTCTAAAGAACCTTTAGAATCTAATAAAAAATAA
- a CDS encoding cbb3-type cytochrome c oxidase N-terminal domain-containing protein, which translates to MRSKISSFIMISSILSVIGFMLYVFLISYNQMSYLVHPITILFFITTIILLFILESINNLIFKKKLQSLSEEEKKIILEENEGNYLYRLYKFLFYDDKKNSIVKKIDHGFDGIIELDNKLPMWWIHLFCLTIIFSIVYFFSYLLIDFSNPYKEYDVFYKNQLKEIEIFEKNTPQVTIEKASFKESLIDNGKILFEENCATCHKSDGSGNIGPNLTDDYWINIVDKDKFKNIFSIIWNGSNNNPTMRAFGKSGEIKGNDIEKISSYVYFINKKIKKPLKHKDPQGSKVVEWSKI; encoded by the coding sequence ATGAGGTCTAAGATTTCATCTTTTATTATGATATCTTCTATTTTATCTGTTATAGGATTTATGTTGTATGTATTTCTTATAAGTTATAATCAGATGTCTTATTTAGTCCATCCTATTACAATACTTTTTTTTATTACTACTATAATATTATTGTTTATTTTAGAATCTATTAACAACTTAATTTTTAAAAAAAAATTACAATCTCTTTCTGAAGAAGAAAAAAAAATAATTTTAGAAGAAAATGAAGGAAATTATTTGTATAGATTATACAAATTTTTATTTTATGATGATAAAAAAAATTCTATTGTTAAAAAAATAGATCATGGATTTGATGGAATAATAGAGTTAGATAATAAATTACCAATGTGGTGGATTCATTTATTTTGTCTTACAATTATTTTTTCTATAGTTTATTTTTTTTCTTATTTATTAATTGATTTTTCTAATCCTTATAAGGAATACGATGTTTTTTATAAAAATCAATTAAAAGAAATTGAAATTTTTGAAAAAAATACACCACAAGTAACTATAGAAAAGGCTTCGTTTAAAGAAAGTTTAATTGATAATGGTAAAATTCTTTTTGAAGAAAATTGTGCAACTTGTCATAAATCAGATGGAAGTGGAAATATAGGACCTAATTTAACAGATGATTATTGGATAAATATAGTTGATAAAGATAAATTTAAAAACATATTTTCTATAATATGGAATGGAAGTAATAATAATCCAACTATGCGTGCTTTTGGAAAATCAGGAGAAATTAAAGGAAATGACATTGAAAAAATATCTAGTTATGTTTATTTTATAAATAAAAAAATTAAAAAACCTTTAAAACATAAAGATCCTCAAGGATCAAAAGTTGTAGAATGGAGCAAAATATAA
- a CDS encoding FixH family protein, with product MKIKFNWDTGIVLSLVIFITFIIYITFFFPHVGSELVSDKYYEEEIKYQEIINERKNALKLPKKIKVYILSYGIKIIFPSINNINNNINGFFTLFRSSSKNLDYSKTFKLNKNKILFIPKKFLKKGYYKLIIRWKSDKKYFFEEDLFWK from the coding sequence ATGAAAATAAAATTTAATTGGGATACAGGAATTGTATTATCTTTGGTTATTTTTATAACCTTTATTATTTATATTACTTTTTTTTTCCCACATGTAGGAAGTGAATTAGTATCGGATAAATATTATGAAGAAGAAATAAAATATCAAGAAATTATAAATGAAAGAAAAAATGCATTGAAACTTCCTAAAAAAATAAAAGTTTACATTTTATCTTATGGAATAAAAATAATATTTCCATCTATTAATAATATTAATAATAATATTAATGGTTTTTTTACTTTGTTTAGATCTTCTTCTAAAAATTTAGATTATTCAAAAACTTTTAAATTAAATAAAAATAAAATATTATTTATTCCTAAAAAATTTCTTAAAAAAGGATATTATAAACTTATAATTAGGTGGAAATCGGATAAAAAATATTTTTTTGAAGAAGATTTATTTTGGAAATAA